In a single window of the Osmerus eperlanus chromosome 4, fOsmEpe2.1, whole genome shotgun sequence genome:
- the LOC134018827 gene encoding transcription factor HES-5-like: MAPCSTNISSIHHLRLREKDNLRLRKPIVEKMRRDRINSCIEQLKLILEKEFQKQDPNTKLEKADILEMTVSYLKQQLQSATGLSQRDYSQGYSQCWRESLHFLSVSSKTAGSTAVPLQQLQQLPQVQRASSPQLLSTSPVSPSLKPTTLQDTKGPVWRPW; this comes from the exons ATGGCTCCTTGCTCCACCAACATCTCCTCTATCCACCATCTCAGGCTCCGAGAAAAGGACAACCTCAGA TTAAGGAAACCTATCGTGGAGAAAATGCGCAGAGATCGTATCAACAGCTGCATCGAACAGCTGAAGCTCATTCTGGAGAAGGAGTTCCAAAAGCAGGACCCCAACACCAAGCTGGAGAAAGCAGATATCCTGGAGATGACAGTGAGCTACCTGAAGCAGCAGCTGCAGTCTGCAACAGGGCTGTCTCAGAGGGACTACAGTCAGGGCTACTCTCAGTGCTGGAGGGAGTCTCTGCACTTCCTCTCAGTCAGCTCCAAGACAGCAGGCTCCACCGCTGTACCTCTTCAACAGCTCCAGCAGCTGCCCCAGGTCCAGAGAGCCAGCAGCCCAcagctcctctccacctcccctgtctcccccagtctcaagccCACCACACTCCAAGACACCAAAGGGCCAGTCTGGAGGCCATGGTAG
- the LOC134018258 gene encoding transcription factor HES-5-like has translation MAPCSTNISSIHHLRLREKDNLRLRKPIVEKMRRDRINSCIEQLKLILEKEFQKQDPNTKLEKADILEMTVSYLKQQLQSATGLSQRDYSQGYSQCWRESFHFLSVSSKTAGSTAVPLQQLQQLPQAQRASSPQLLSTSPVSPSLKPTTLQDTKGPVWRPW, from the exons ATGGCTCCTTGCTCCACCAACATCTCCTCTATCCACCATCTCAGGCTCCGAGAAAAGGACAACCTCAGA TTAAGGAAACCTATCGTGGAGAAAATGCGCAGAGATCGTATCAACAGCTGCATCGAACAGCTGAAGCTCATTCTGGAGAAGGAGTTCCAAAAGCAGGACCCCAACACCAAGCTGGAGAAAGCAGATATCCTGGAGATGACAGTGAGCTACCTGAAGCAGCAGCTGCAGTCTGCAACAGGGCTGTCTCAGAGGGACTACAGTCAGGGCTACTCTCAGTGCTGGAGGGAGTCTTTTCACTTCCTCTCAGTCAGCTCCAAGACAGCAGGCTCCACCGCTGTACCTCTTCAACAGCTCCAGCAGCTGCCCCAGGCCCAGAGAGCCAGCAGCCCAcagctcctctccacctcccctgtctcccccagtctcaagccCACCACACTCCAAGACACCAAAGGGCCAGTCTGGAGGCCATGGTAG
- the LOC134018811 gene encoding transcription factor HES-5-like, with protein sequence MAPTVFGQMNYSKENLTSTHKLRKPMVEKLRRDRINTSIEQLKSLLSPEFLRQQPDSKQEKADILEMAVYFLKHWRQQQYPPAETDPLAAASQGYSHCVKEALSFLSQSETQTQSHRRLLSHFQSVQSSSAPSQALSHLSPPGSPVHRATTKRVNPTNSTLWRPW encoded by the exons ATGGCACCAACTGTTTTTGGACAAATGAACTACTCTAAGGAGAACCTGACATCCACCCACAag CTGAGAAAGCCAATGGTGGAGAAACTGCGCAGGGATCGCATCAACACCAGCATCGAGCAGCTCAAGTCTCTGCTGAGTCCAGAGTTCCTCAGACAGCAACCAGACTCCAAACAGGAGAAAGCTGATATTTTGGAGATGGCTGTCTATTTTCTGAAGCACTGGCGGCAGCAGCAGTATCCACCAGCGGAGACTGATCCCCTGGCGGCGGCTAGCCAGGGCTACTCCCACTGTGTGAAGGAGGCACTGAGCTTCCTGTCCCAGAGCGAGACGCAGACCCAGTCCCACAGAAGACTGCTGAGCCACTTCCAGAGCGTGCAGTCATCCAGCGCACCCAGCCAGGCCCTGAGTCATCTCTCTCCGCCCGGCTCCCCAGTACACCGGGCCACCACCAAGAGGGTGAACCCCACCAACAGCACCCTCTGGAGGCCTTGGTAG
- the LOC134019549 gene encoding taste receptor type 1 member 1, protein MAGWTLAEGAGLQLPGDYSISGLFPLHNTASSMSGLPALASCEEGLSNKHGYHLIQAMRLAVEEINNGTRDKSLLPGVTLGYQAYDICSLPASVLATLDLLSQQYQRGAGTGVKGDPGSVAVIGPDSSSYTFTPAALLGAYLVPQISYEASNEMLSNKYLYPSFFRTISSDKHQVAAMLQLLVRFQWTWIALLGSDNDYGLQGMRSLFEQADQSGVCIAYQGVIPKLTQDNSNIMNNIVQGILKTKVNTIVVFSSKRIVSGFFPFVIQQNVTGKVWIGTEDWSVATLVSDIPGIQTIGTVLGMSVKYAAIPQLKEFESQTLVPTQQSNTSGFPNGTMDMRVECLQRTNLYSLAANNFPLEKYDITSAFNVYTAVYAVAHALHQCLGCDSGECQNTDVQPWQLLPWLKKVRFSVENSSVYFDQNGDPPTGYDIVTWIWRGPAWSLRVVGSYTPDPTDLTVNATQIEWMSSSGTAPPSRCSPDCPAGHMKLQKGQHKCCFDCMPCPAATFLNKSGPTMCQLCPPLQWAPPKSEMCLNRTLLLLAWDAPHSIILLVFLALTMLLTLSFGLIFLLNLDTPVAKSAGGRTCLLMLAAMTLAAASALCHFGHPSGLACILKQPLFILSFSICMACVTVRAVQVVCIFKLASKLPRAYDTWAKNRGAEFTILLLTVIVLLISVLRVSLNPPYPSQDLDFYPDSIVIECSHTMSPGAMTELAYLSLLSMICFSFSYMGKDLPANYNEAKCVTFSLMVYMISWVSFFTVYFISRGKFAMAMHVLAIVSSVLGLLFGYFMPKIYIIVLRPQMNTTAHFQNCIQMYTMNKQ, encoded by the exons ATGGCTGGCTGGACGCTGGCTGAGGGAGCTGGTCTGCAGCTGCCAGGAGACTACTCCATCTCTGGGCTTTTCCCCCTCCACAACACAGCCTCATCCATGTCAGGTCTACCTGCTTTGGCATCCTGTGAAGA AGGATTGTCCAATAAGCATGGCTATCACTTGATACAAGCTATGAGATTAGCTGTAGAAGAAATCAACAATGGCACCAGAGACAAGTCTCTTCTCCCAGGGGTGACGCTGGGCTACCAAGCGTACGACATCTGCTCCCTCCCTGCTAGTGTGCTGGCCACTCTGGACCTCCTGAGTCAACAGtaccagagaggggctgggacCGGGGTCAAGGGAGACCCAGGGTCCGTGGCTGTTATTGGGCCTGACAGCAGCAGTTACACCTTTACCCCTGCTGCTCTCCTGGGGGCCTATCTAGTACCACAG ATCTCTTATGAGGCTTCCAACGAGATGCTGAGCAACAAGTACCTCTACCCATCCTTCTTCCGCACCATCTCCAGTGATAAGCACCAGGTGGccgccatgctccagctgctggtgAGGTTCCAGTGGACCTGGATAGCCCTGCTGGGCAGCGACAACGACTACGGCCTCCAGGGCATGCGGAGCTTGTTTGAGCAGGCAGACCAGAGTGGTGTCTGCATCGCCTACCAGGGAGTCATCCCCAAACTCACCCAGGACAACTCCAACATCATGAACAATATAGTTCAGGGTATACTGAAGACCAAAGTCAATACAATAGTTGTGTTCTCGAGTAAAAGAATCGTCAGTGGGTTCTTCCCGTTTGTCATACAGCAGAATGTGACAGGTAAGGTGTGGATAGGAACAGAGGACTGGTCAGTGGCCACCCTGGTGTCAGACATACCTGGCATTCAAACCATTGGAACTGTCCTGGGGATGTCTGTTAAATATGCAGCCATACCTCAATTGAAGGAGTTTGAGAGTCAGACTCTTGTTCCAACGCAGCAGAGTAATACTTCAGGATTTCCGAATGGCACTATGGACATGCGTGTTGAATGTCTACAACGCACAAACCTCTACAGCTTGGCCGCAAATAACTTCCCTTTGGAAAAATATGACATCACGTCGGCTTTTAATGTGTATACGGCGGTCTACGCTGTGGCTCATGCTCTGCACCAGTGTCTTGGCTGTGACTCTGGAGAATGCCAGAATACTGATGTACAACCATGGCAG ctcctgcctTGGCTGAAGAAAGTGAGATTCTCTGTGGAGAACAGCTCTGTGTACTTTGATCAGAATGGAGACCCACCCACAGGATATGACATTGTGACCTGGATTTGGAGGGGACCAGCTTGGTCTCTTCGAGTGGTGGGGTCTTACACCCCGGATCCCACAGACCTGACTGTGAACGCAACTCAGATTGAGTGGATGAGCAGCTCGGGAACA gctcCTCCATCCAGATGCTCCCCAGACTGCCCTGCAGGACACATGAAGCTGCAGAAAGGACAACACAAATGCTGCTTCGACTGCATGCCCTGTCCAGCTGCCACCTTCCTTAATAAGAGTG GACCCACCATGTGCCAGCTGTGCCCACCCTTGCAGTGGGCTCCCCCAAAGAGTGAGATGTGTCTCAACCGGACGCTGCTACTCCTGGCCTGGGACGCCCCTCACTCCATCATCCTGCTCGTCTTCCTGGCCCTGACCATGCTCCTGACCCTGAGCTTTGGCCTCATCTTCCTGCTGAACCTGGACACCCCCGTGGCCAAGTCTGCTGGAGGACGTACCTGTCTCCTGATGCTGGCCGCCATGACCTTAGCTGCCGCCAGCGCCCTCTGCCACTTCGGCCATCCGTCTGGCCTGGCCTGCATCCTCAAACAGCCTCTGTTCATCCTCAGCTTCAGCATCTGCATGGCCTGTGTGACCGTGCGTGCCGTCCAGGTGGTCTGCATCTTCAAGTTGGCCTCCAAGCTGCCCAGGGCCTATGACACCTGGGCCAAGAACCGCGGGGCTGAGTTCACCATCCTCCTGCTCACTGTCATTGTTTTGCTCATCTCTGTCCTGCGGGTGAGCCTAaatcctccctacccctctcagGACCTGGACTTCTACCCAGACAGCATTGTCATAGAGTGCAGTCATACCATGTCTCCAGGGGCTATGACGGAGCTGGCTTATCTCTCCCTGCTTAGCATGATCTGCTTCTCTTTCAGTTACATGGGAAAGGATCTGCCAGCCAATTACAATGAGGCCAAGTGTGTCACATTCAGTCTCATGGTCTACATGATCTCCTGGGTATCCTTCTTCACTGTTTACTTTATTAGCCGAGGGAAGTTTGCCATGGCTATGCATGTCCTAGCCATAGTGTCTAGTGTCCTTGGCTTACTATTTGGGTACTTTATGCCTAAGATCTATATTATTGTTCTGAGACCTCAGATGAACACAACAGCTCATTTTCAAAATTGCATTCAAATGTACACCATGAATAAACAGTGa
- the LOC134018813 gene encoding keratin, type II cytoskeletal 8-like: MSQRNTRHSSPGLYQAGSFSSMSMGSYSRPQASTGPYMGAAITPVCVNKSLLAPLNVSIDPTIQAVRIQEKDQIKSLNNRFVSYIDKVRLLEQKNKMLETKWNLLNGQTKDPSNIEPLFNNYIANLRRQLQQIENDKDRLSVENNTMHKAVEDFKSKFEQEIHKRNASENEFVLLKKDVDSGYMSRVDLEEKMAGLVDEINFLKTLYDEELRELQASIQDTSVVVQMDNSRALNMDQIISDVRAQYEDIAARSREEAEAWHKTKFDQISAQADQYGNELRATKAEIADLNRQIARLHNDIASVKGQCTNLENQIAEAEDRGEMAVKDARGRIRDLELALQRAKQDMARQLREYQDLMNVKLALDIEISTYRKLLEGEEDRIGQQSVLSIHSVPNHSPKVVTCYQQSTKHPVLIKTVETQNRSFT, from the exons ATgagtcagaggaacaccaggcaCAGCAGCCCTGGGCTGTATCAGGCAGGGTCTTTCAGCAGCATGTCCATGGGCTCCTACAGCAGACCCCAGGCCAGCACTGGCCCTTACATGGGGGCTGCCATCACACCCGTGTGTGTTAACAAGAGTCTGCTGGCACCTCTCAACGTGTCCATCGACCCCACCATCCAGGCTGTCCGCATCCAGGAGAAGGACCAGATCAAGAGCCTTAACAACCGATTTGTTTCCTACATTGATAAG GTGAGATTGCTGGAGCAAAAAAACAAGATGCTGGAGACCAAATGGAATCTTCTGAACGGCCAGACGAAAGACCCCTCTAACATTGAGCCATTGTTCAACAACTACATTGCCAACCTGCGTAGGCAACTGCAGCAGATAGAGAATGACAAGGACAGACTGAGTGTGGAGAACAACACGATGCACAAGGCTGTGGAAGACTTCAAGTCCAA GTTTGAGCAAGAGATCCACAAGAGGAATGCATCTGAGAATGAATTTGTCCTGCTGAAAAAG GATGTGGACAGTGGGTATATGTCCCGTGTGGATCTTGAGGAGAAGATGGCTGGTCTGGTGGATGAGATCAACTTCCTCAAGACTCTGTATGATGAG GAGCTGAGGGAGCTGCAGGCCAGCATTCAGGACACCTCAGTCGTGGTCCAGATGGACAACTCACGGGCCCTGAACATGGACCAGATTATCAGTGATGTTAGGGCTCAGTATGAGGACATCGCAGCACgcagcagagaggaggctgaggccTGGCACAAGACCAAG TTTGACCAGATTTCTGCCCAAGCTGACCAATATGGGAACGAGTTGCGTGCCACCAAGGCAGAGATTGCAGACTTGAACCGCCAGATTGCCCGGCTGCACAATGACATTGCTTCAGTGAAGGGACAG TGCACCAACCTGGAGAACCAGATTGCTGAAGCAGAAGATCGTGGTGAGATGGCGGTGAAGGATGCCAGGGGCCGCATCAGAGATCTGGAGCTGGCTCTGCAGAGGGCCAAGCAGGACATGGCCCGGCAGCTGAGAGAGTACCAGGACTTGATGAATGTCAAACTGGCCCTGGACATTGAGATCTCTACCTACAGGAaactgctggagggagaggaggacag AATTGGCCAACAGTCTGTCCTCAGCATCCACTCAGTACCCAACCACA GCCCCAAGGTGGTgacctgctaccagcagagcaccaaacaccctgtcctcatcaaGACAGTGGAGACACAAAACAGATCATTCACCTAA
- the draxinb gene encoding draxin-A, protein MAVFWICVTQAWVLAMLLVSHTGESEAMLSYPGRATPLPGAQLRPHQGRHVVRHKGRIGVVDHLRKFPLLAVGWPEDDGQVFKGQHSVQLEKRSSTDENGSDIIEMGKITNPIKTMETCQHHLDCLPGNCCDLRQQKCRPHNRGLNNKCYDDCMCEEGLRCYGRPHPHRGVSHRRGRCVETDSGNRKSGAFIKI, encoded by the exons ATGGCTGTGTTTTGGATCTGTGTGACCCAAGCCTGGGTCCTGGCTATGCTGCTTGTGTCTCACACTGGGGAGTCTGAAGCTATGCTATCCTACCCTGGCCGTGCCACCCCTCTTCCAGGCGCCCAGCTGAGACCACACCAGGGGAGGCATGTAGTCAGGCATAAGGGCCGGATCGGTGTCGTAGACCACCTCCGCAAATTTCCTCTCCTGGCAGTAGGCTGGCCAGAAGATGATGGACAGGTGTTCAAGGGCCAACATTCTGTCCAATTAGAGAAGAGGAGCAGCACAG ATGAGAACGGCAGTGACATCATAGAGATGGGGAAGATAACCAACCCCATAAAGACTATGGAGACATGCCAACACCATCTAGACTGCCTTCCTG GTAACTGCTGTGACCTGAGACAGCAGAAATGCAGACCTCACAACCGTGGCCTCAACAACAAGTGCTATGATGACTGCATGTGTGAAGAAG gactcCGCTGTTATGGCAGACCCCACCCTCACCGTGGAGTGAGCCATCGGAGGGGACGTTGTGTGGAGACAGACTCTGGAAACAGGAAAAGTGGTGCTTTCATCAAAATATGA